From a region of the Actinopolymorpha singaporensis genome:
- a CDS encoding acetyltransferase, whose protein sequence is MPARDLLIVGSGGFARETAQLAAVHPGWRLLGFCDDAPSTHGTVVDGVRVLGPVEDSVQDTARRTDAQLVVCVGKPGDYGSRARIVARLDRLGVRADRYATLVHPTASVGPSCTLGPGCVLLAQTVLTASVRLGAHVAVMPHVTLTHDDVVEDFVTVASGVRLGGGVRVGTGAYIGAGALVREGLRIGPGSLVGMGSLVLTDVPAEQVWVGSPARFLRTT, encoded by the coding sequence ATGCCGGCACGTGATCTGCTGATCGTCGGCAGCGGCGGTTTCGCCCGCGAAACCGCCCAGCTCGCGGCCGTCCACCCCGGCTGGCGGCTGCTCGGCTTCTGCGACGACGCACCGTCGACCCACGGCACCGTCGTGGACGGGGTGCGAGTGCTCGGCCCGGTCGAGGACTCGGTCCAGGACACGGCCCGGCGTACGGACGCGCAGCTTGTGGTGTGCGTCGGCAAACCAGGCGACTACGGCAGCCGCGCCCGGATCGTGGCTCGGCTGGACCGTCTGGGAGTCCGGGCCGATCGGTACGCCACCCTGGTCCACCCGACGGCCTCGGTCGGGCCGTCGTGCACGCTCGGTCCCGGCTGTGTCCTGCTGGCACAGACGGTCCTCACCGCGTCCGTGCGGCTTGGTGCACACGTCGCGGTGATGCCGCACGTCACGCTCACCCACGACGACGTGGTGGAGGACTTCGTGACCGTCGCGTCCGGCGTACGCCTCGGCGGTGGCGTGCGGGTCGGCACCGGGGCCTACATCGGTGCCGGCGCGCTGGTGCGGGAAGGGCTGCGCATCGGGCCCGGATCCCTTGTGGGGATGGGTTCTCTGGTCCTCACCGACGTACCGGCCGAGCAGGTCTGGGTCGGCTCGCCCGCACGCTTCCTACGCACCACGTAA
- a CDS encoding lipopolysaccharide biosynthesis protein, producing MRRLAIRDEDPLFARAFRAVGWSFVNTAVSRLGTLAIGIALARILGPHEFGAFAVAMVALLAIISFNELGVSLAIVRWPGDPKEIASTVATISVVTSVLMYAACYFGAPAFAAAMGAPDAAGVVRVLTFNVVINGLVAAPVALVQREFRQDRKMIADQVNNWAGAAVSIALALVGMGAMSLAVGRLVGALSSGVLYVRFSPQPLRLGFDAGVARRLLRFGLPLAGSSLVLFAAGSIDQLVVGRMLGATALGFYVLAFNLSSWPVQMFSQPVRGVAPAAFARLQGDLPAMRRTFLSTAGLLAGLTLPVCLLLSGAAQPLIRFVYGDVWSAAAHGLVWLALLGAFRILFELMYDYFVVLARSRAVFTIQLLWLVALVPTLVVGARLGGIAGVGAAHVLVAAALVLPLYLWELHRHGIRLAAVSRGLGLPVLVSVGVGGAAVLAHRMIPFDLLALASAGVVAVAAVAALLYRMRGLFADLKTMEQPDAGT from the coding sequence GTGAGGAGGTTGGCGATCCGCGACGAGGATCCGTTGTTCGCCCGGGCGTTCCGGGCAGTCGGCTGGAGCTTCGTCAACACCGCCGTGTCCCGGCTGGGTACCCTCGCCATCGGCATCGCGCTGGCCCGGATTCTGGGCCCGCACGAATTCGGTGCGTTCGCAGTGGCGATGGTCGCTCTCCTGGCCATCATCAGCTTCAACGAACTCGGCGTCTCCCTCGCGATCGTGCGCTGGCCGGGCGACCCGAAGGAGATCGCGTCGACTGTCGCGACGATCTCGGTGGTCACCAGCGTGCTCATGTACGCGGCCTGCTACTTCGGCGCGCCGGCGTTCGCTGCGGCGATGGGCGCGCCGGACGCGGCCGGCGTGGTTCGCGTCCTGACGTTCAACGTCGTGATCAACGGGCTGGTGGCAGCGCCGGTCGCCCTTGTGCAACGCGAGTTTCGCCAGGACCGCAAGATGATCGCCGACCAGGTGAACAACTGGGCGGGTGCGGCCGTGTCGATCGCGCTCGCGCTGGTCGGCATGGGCGCGATGAGTCTGGCGGTCGGCCGGCTCGTGGGCGCGCTGAGCTCCGGTGTTCTGTATGTGCGCTTCTCACCGCAGCCGTTGCGGTTGGGGTTCGACGCCGGTGTGGCCCGCAGGCTGCTGAGGTTCGGCCTGCCACTGGCGGGGTCCAGTCTGGTGCTGTTCGCGGCGGGAAGCATCGACCAGTTGGTCGTCGGCAGGATGCTGGGCGCGACTGCCCTCGGCTTCTACGTCCTCGCGTTCAACCTGTCGAGCTGGCCGGTGCAGATGTTCTCCCAGCCGGTGCGCGGAGTCGCCCCGGCGGCGTTCGCCCGGCTGCAGGGGGACCTGCCCGCGATGCGGCGTACGTTCCTGTCCACGGCCGGGCTGCTCGCCGGGCTCACGTTGCCGGTATGTCTGTTGCTGAGCGGCGCCGCCCAACCACTGATCCGCTTCGTGTACGGCGATGTCTGGTCCGCCGCGGCGCACGGACTTGTGTGGCTCGCGCTGCTCGGCGCGTTCCGCATCCTGTTCGAGCTGATGTACGACTACTTCGTCGTGCTGGCCCGCAGTCGCGCGGTGTTCACCATCCAGCTGCTCTGGTTGGTCGCGCTGGTGCCCACGTTGGTCGTCGGCGCGCGGCTCGGCGGCATCGCCGGGGTGGGCGCGGCGCACGTCCTGGTCGCGGCGGCGCTCGTGCTCCCCCTCTACCTGTGGGAACTGCACCGCCACGGCATCCGGCTCGCCGCCGTCAGCAGGGGGCTCGGCCTACCGGTGCTGGTGTCCGTAGGGGTGGGTGGAGCCGCCGTCCTCGCCCACCGGATGATCCCGTTCGACCTCCTGGCACTGGCGTCGGCAGGCGTGGTCGCGGTGGCCGCGGTGGCCGCCCTGCTGTACCGCATGCGCGGCCTGTTCGCCGACCTGAAAACGATGGAGCAACCCGATGCCGGCACGTGA
- a CDS encoding glycosyltransferase has translation MKVLVYPHAMGLGGSQLNAVELAGAVRDLGHQVTVISEPGPLVQRVVDLGLEHLELPSERRRPSPTTVRRLRSLIDERGFEVVHGYEWPPGVEAYFATRRRRDVAATCTVMSMSVAPFLPADLSLAVGTAQIRRSVLEQRFRRRAGRSRHSGGGFDPGLVNLLEPPVDLVANRPGHPTDVFRAQHGLDDPADAHLLDLVVVCRLVPELKLEGVLTAVDVVGDLARELPLRLVVVGDGPARGQVEARAADANERAGRRAVVLTGALDDPRAAYAAASITLGMGGSALRSLAFGQPLIVQGEDGFFELLTPESSRTFLHQGWYGLGGDGAAALERILRDLAADEARRRDLGDFGLKLVTERFSLGGAALLQEAIYLDALERAAGGSRPRVEAVRTISGVVAYKVRRRYKRLRGTVAADDFNQLKERGNQR, from the coding sequence ATGAAGGTCCTCGTCTACCCGCACGCCATGGGGCTCGGCGGAAGCCAGCTCAACGCCGTCGAACTCGCCGGGGCCGTCCGTGACCTCGGCCACCAGGTGACGGTGATCAGCGAGCCGGGCCCACTGGTGCAACGGGTGGTTGACCTGGGCCTGGAGCACCTGGAGCTGCCCTCCGAACGACGGCGCCCCTCCCCTACCACCGTGCGGCGGTTGCGTTCCCTGATCGACGAACGCGGGTTCGAGGTCGTGCACGGGTACGAGTGGCCGCCCGGTGTGGAGGCGTACTTCGCCACCAGGCGTAGGCGCGACGTCGCAGCGACGTGCACGGTGATGTCGATGTCGGTCGCGCCGTTCCTGCCGGCCGACCTGTCGCTCGCCGTGGGTACCGCGCAGATCCGGCGGTCCGTGCTGGAGCAGCGTTTCCGGCGGCGTGCCGGCAGAAGTCGGCACTCCGGCGGCGGTTTCGACCCCGGCCTGGTGAACCTGCTCGAGCCGCCGGTCGACCTGGTTGCCAACCGTCCCGGGCATCCAACCGATGTGTTCCGTGCGCAACACGGGCTTGACGACCCGGCCGACGCCCATCTACTGGACCTGGTGGTGGTCTGCCGACTGGTCCCGGAGCTGAAACTGGAAGGTGTCCTGACCGCCGTCGACGTGGTGGGCGACCTGGCCAGGGAGCTGCCGCTGCGGCTGGTGGTCGTCGGCGACGGACCGGCGCGCGGGCAGGTGGAGGCCCGGGCGGCCGACGCCAACGAGCGGGCGGGCCGCCGCGCCGTCGTACTCACCGGCGCCCTGGACGACCCCCGGGCCGCCTATGCGGCGGCCTCGATCACCCTCGGCATGGGCGGCTCCGCCCTGCGTTCGTTGGCGTTCGGACAACCCCTGATCGTGCAGGGCGAGGACGGCTTCTTCGAGCTACTGACCCCGGAGTCGAGCCGGACGTTCCTGCACCAGGGGTGGTACGGGCTGGGCGGCGACGGCGCAGCGGCCCTGGAGCGGATCCTGCGCGACCTCGCCGCCGACGAGGCCCGGCGCAGGGACCTGGGCGACTTCGGCCTGAAGCTGGTGACCGAACGTTTCAGCCTGGGAGGCGCCGCTCTCCTCCAGGAAGCCATCTACCTCGACGCGCTGGAACGCGCGGCCGGCGGCAGCCGGCCGCGCGTGGAGGCGGTACGCACGATCTCCGGGGTCGTCGCGTACAAGGTGCGCCGACGGTACAAGCGGCTTCGCGGGACCGTGGCCGCCGACGACTTCAACCAGCTGAAGGAGCGGGGGAACCAGCGGTGA
- a CDS encoding DegT/DnrJ/EryC1/StrS family aminotransferase, which yields MIPVIRPVLGDEEAAAVAEVVRSGWVAQGPRVAAFEQAFADRMGAAHGVATSSCTTALHLALLLAGVGPGDDVVVPSLSFIATANAARYVGAEPVFADVDPTTGNLTAKTVEAVLTERTRAVIAVDQAGVPVDLDELRAVCDARGIPVVEDAACAAGSVYRGRPVGTGAEFAAWSFHPRKLLTTGEGGMLTLASEEVARRARRLREHGMSVSAADRHAGGTVVIEEYLETGFNFRMTDLQAALGLVQLTRLTGVVERRRDLAARYQRLLADVPGIHTVRDPLYGRTNYQSFWIVLPEDFPVGRDALLERLLAAGISGRRGIMAAHREPAYVTSASGRTADLPVTDRLTTRSLILPLFHEMTEEEQDRVVQVIATAAGR from the coding sequence ATGATTCCGGTGATCAGGCCCGTCCTGGGCGATGAGGAGGCCGCTGCCGTCGCGGAGGTGGTGCGCTCCGGCTGGGTGGCGCAGGGCCCACGCGTCGCGGCGTTCGAGCAGGCGTTCGCGGATCGGATGGGCGCGGCGCACGGCGTGGCCACCTCGTCGTGCACGACCGCGTTGCACCTGGCGCTGCTGCTGGCCGGGGTGGGGCCCGGCGACGACGTGGTGGTTCCGTCGCTGTCGTTCATCGCCACCGCCAACGCCGCCCGCTACGTGGGCGCGGAACCGGTGTTCGCCGACGTCGACCCGACCACCGGCAACCTCACCGCCAAGACCGTCGAGGCGGTGCTCACCGAACGCACCCGCGCGGTGATCGCGGTGGACCAGGCCGGCGTTCCGGTGGACCTCGACGAACTTCGTGCGGTGTGCGACGCGCGCGGAATCCCGGTGGTCGAGGACGCCGCGTGTGCGGCCGGCTCGGTCTACCGCGGCCGCCCGGTCGGTACCGGAGCCGAGTTCGCCGCGTGGTCCTTCCATCCGCGCAAGCTGCTGACCACCGGCGAGGGCGGCATGCTCACGCTGGCGTCGGAGGAAGTCGCGCGGCGGGCGCGGCGGCTGCGTGAACACGGGATGAGCGTCAGTGCGGCCGACCGGCACGCCGGCGGCACCGTCGTCATCGAGGAGTACCTCGAGACCGGCTTCAACTTCCGGATGACCGACCTGCAGGCAGCGCTGGGCCTGGTCCAGCTCACCCGGCTGACCGGGGTGGTCGAGCGCCGCCGTGACCTGGCGGCCCGCTACCAGCGGCTGCTCGCCGACGTGCCCGGCATCCACACTGTGCGCGATCCGCTGTACGGGCGGACCAACTACCAGTCGTTCTGGATCGTGCTGCCGGAGGACTTCCCGGTCGGCCGGGACGCGCTGCTGGAACGACTGCTGGCGGCCGGCATCTCCGGCCGGCGCGGCATCATGGCCGCGCACCGGGAACCCGCGTACGTCACCTCGGCGTCGGGCCGGACGGCCGACCTGCCGGTGACCGACCGGCTCACCACCCGGTCCCTGATCCTGCCGTTGTTCCACGAGATGACCGAGGAAGAACAGGATCGCGTGGTGCAGGTCATCGCCACCGCGGCCGGCCGATGA
- a CDS encoding glycosyltransferase, which yields MNRTKVRGPVLRQEKPGLWRLVPRVLPGAQRPGMHHVTAWLTRVKVRRAVAKLGQPVTAVVAAVPDNLLTTFPGVPTLYYVTDDLAAGAELLGLPRERLLAGERRQAESATTIAVVSPVLGERFAAMGFDATVVPNGCSASAYEGVDDLPWPDDIPRFDRPVAGFVGHINGRLDLGLLEDIADAGHPLLLVGPRHFSCPAERFAALTARPNVVWTGMRPHTELPRYMRAITVGLTPYVVDDFNRASFPLKTLEYLAAGRSVVSTSLPATDWLREDAEGAALIRAESSRDAFVKAVHEELAASAGPDRADLAVRRRAYAARHDWMHRAREVAGLLNQVGGPHDSGDQARPGR from the coding sequence ATGAACCGCACGAAAGTGCGGGGTCCGGTGCTACGACAGGAGAAACCGGGTCTGTGGCGGCTGGTGCCGCGCGTGCTCCCGGGGGCCCAGCGTCCCGGCATGCACCACGTCACCGCCTGGTTGACCCGTGTGAAGGTGCGGCGGGCGGTGGCAAAGCTCGGACAGCCCGTCACGGCGGTTGTGGCCGCTGTGCCGGACAATCTGCTGACCACATTTCCAGGGGTCCCGACTCTGTACTACGTGACCGACGACCTCGCGGCCGGCGCGGAGTTGCTCGGTCTCCCGCGCGAACGGCTGCTCGCCGGGGAGCGACGGCAGGCGGAGAGTGCCACGACGATCGCAGTGGTATCCCCTGTGCTGGGAGAACGATTCGCCGCGATGGGCTTCGACGCGACCGTAGTCCCCAACGGATGTTCGGCGAGCGCCTACGAAGGGGTCGACGATCTTCCCTGGCCGGACGACATTCCAAGGTTCGACCGCCCGGTCGCCGGCTTCGTCGGACATATCAACGGCCGGCTCGATCTGGGCCTGCTGGAGGACATCGCCGACGCCGGACATCCGCTGTTGCTGGTCGGTCCGCGACATTTCTCCTGCCCGGCGGAGCGGTTCGCCGCGCTGACCGCGCGCCCGAACGTGGTCTGGACGGGTATGCGACCGCACACCGAACTGCCCCGCTACATGAGGGCGATCACGGTGGGCCTGACGCCGTACGTCGTGGACGATTTCAACCGGGCGAGCTTCCCGCTGAAGACGTTGGAATACCTCGCGGCCGGCCGGTCGGTGGTGTCGACGTCGCTGCCCGCCACGGACTGGCTGCGTGAGGACGCCGAAGGAGCCGCCCTGATCAGGGCGGAGTCGTCGCGCGATGCGTTCGTGAAGGCGGTCCACGAGGAACTGGCCGCCTCGGCCGGTCCTGACCGGGCAGACCTCGCCGTGCGTCGTCGGGCGTACGCCGCACGGCACGACTGGATGCACCGGGCCCGCGAGGTCGCGGGCCTGTTGAACCAAGTGGGGGGACCACATGATTCCGGTGATCAGGCCCGTCCTGGGCGATGA
- a CDS encoding NAD-dependent epimerase/dehydratase family protein: protein MIEGSRCLVTGGAGTIGSTIVDQLVAAGAAEVVVLDNLVRGRRDNLAAALESGRVNLVEGDIRDRTLLRSAMACTDLVFHQAAIRITQCAEEPRLALEVLVDGTFEVIEAAADLGVRKVVAASSASVYGLAEQFPTPETQHPYDNDTFYGAAKAFNEGMLRSFHAMRGLDYVALRYFNVYGPRMDIHGLYTEVLIRWMERIEYGKPPLILGDGLQTMDFVYIDDIARANLLAARADVTDQVFNIGFGAETSLRELAEALMRVMDAEDLGLEFGPARAVNGVSRRLADISRTHRALGWKPEVDLEEGLRRLVAWWRAERRVPA from the coding sequence ATGATCGAGGGAAGCCGCTGCCTGGTCACGGGGGGCGCGGGCACGATCGGTTCGACGATCGTGGACCAACTGGTGGCGGCGGGGGCCGCCGAAGTGGTGGTGCTGGACAACCTGGTGCGCGGACGGCGGGACAACCTGGCCGCCGCCCTGGAGTCCGGCCGGGTGAACCTCGTCGAGGGCGACATCCGCGACCGCACACTGCTGCGATCGGCGATGGCCTGCACCGACCTGGTGTTCCACCAGGCGGCGATCCGGATCACCCAGTGCGCCGAGGAACCGCGGCTCGCACTGGAGGTACTGGTCGACGGCACGTTCGAGGTGATCGAGGCGGCCGCGGACCTGGGCGTGCGCAAGGTGGTGGCCGCCTCGTCGGCGTCGGTGTACGGGCTGGCCGAGCAGTTTCCGACGCCGGAAACCCAGCATCCGTACGACAACGACACCTTCTACGGCGCGGCGAAGGCGTTCAACGAGGGCATGCTGCGCAGCTTCCACGCGATGCGCGGCCTGGACTACGTGGCCCTGCGCTACTTCAACGTGTACGGCCCGCGGATGGACATCCACGGCCTCTACACCGAGGTGCTCATCCGCTGGATGGAACGCATCGAGTACGGCAAGCCCCCGCTGATCCTCGGTGACGGCCTGCAGACGATGGACTTCGTCTACATCGACGACATCGCGCGGGCGAACCTGCTGGCCGCACGGGCCGACGTGACCGACCAGGTGTTCAACATCGGGTTCGGCGCCGAGACCAGCCTGCGCGAGCTGGCCGAGGCCCTGATGCGGGTGATGGATGCCGAGGATCTCGGGCTCGAGTTCGGCCCGGCGCGCGCGGTGAACGGCGTGAGCCGGCGGCTGGCCGACATCTCCCGTACCCACCGGGCGCTGGGCTGGAAGCCCGAGGTCGACCTGGAGGAGGGCCTGCGCCGGTTGGTGGCCTGGTGGAGAGCCGAGCGGCGGGTCCCTGCGTGA
- a CDS encoding Gfo/Idh/MocA family protein, with the protein MKPIGLAVIGAGYWGPNLVRNAQATPTLRLEWLCDLDTDRARSVLGPYTTVRTTDSYEQVLADPNVAAVAIATPAATHFDLVRAALEAGKHVLVEKPLTPSSAEAAKLVDLAEEAGLTLMCDHTYCYTPAVRKIRELVHGGEIGEVQFVDSVRINLGLVQPDVDVLWDLAPHDLSILDFVLPQGMRPVAVAAQAADPIVAGRACVAYLTLWFAGETMAHVHVNWLSPTKIRTTVIGGSRRTIVWDDLNPQQRVSVHDRGVDLTPASRLAPDERRAALISYRVGDIQVPALPEREALRSVMEEFATAIHEGRPALTDGRAGLRVVRLLEAASRSIAAGGSKELVEGDS; encoded by the coding sequence ATGAAGCCCATCGGCCTGGCGGTGATCGGCGCCGGCTACTGGGGCCCCAACCTGGTACGCAACGCGCAGGCGACGCCGACCCTGCGGCTGGAGTGGCTGTGCGACCTGGACACCGACCGCGCCCGGTCCGTCCTCGGCCCCTACACCACGGTTCGTACGACCGACTCCTACGAACAGGTGCTCGCGGACCCGAACGTCGCGGCCGTGGCCATCGCGACTCCGGCCGCCACCCACTTCGACCTGGTGCGCGCCGCCCTGGAGGCGGGAAAGCACGTCCTGGTGGAGAAGCCGCTCACGCCTTCCTCGGCGGAGGCCGCGAAGCTGGTCGATCTCGCCGAGGAGGCGGGGCTGACGCTGATGTGCGACCACACCTACTGCTACACCCCGGCCGTCCGGAAGATCCGTGAGCTCGTGCACGGCGGTGAGATCGGCGAGGTGCAGTTCGTCGACTCGGTACGCATCAACCTGGGGCTGGTGCAACCCGACGTTGACGTGCTGTGGGACCTCGCGCCGCACGACCTGTCCATCCTGGACTTCGTACTCCCGCAGGGGATGCGCCCGGTCGCGGTGGCCGCACAGGCCGCCGATCCGATCGTCGCCGGACGTGCGTGCGTCGCCTACCTCACGCTGTGGTTCGCCGGGGAGACGATGGCGCACGTCCACGTGAACTGGCTCAGCCCGACGAAGATCCGTACCACAGTCATCGGCGGCTCCCGGCGCACCATCGTGTGGGACGACCTGAACCCGCAGCAGCGGGTGTCGGTGCACGACCGCGGCGTGGATCTCACGCCGGCTTCGCGCCTCGCGCCGGACGAACGCCGCGCAGCCCTGATCTCCTACCGCGTCGGGGACATCCAGGTACCCGCGCTGCCGGAACGGGAAGCGCTGCGGTCGGTGATGGAGGAGTTCGCCACGGCCATCCACGAAGGCAGGCCCGCGTTGACGGACGGGCGAGCCGGCCTGCGGGTCGTCCGGTTGCTGGAGGCCGCGTCGCGCAGCATCGCGGCCGGCGGATCGAAGGAACTCGTCGAGGGGGACAGCTGA
- a CDS encoding acyltransferase — protein sequence MGEARVQPGADVDERATLGEDTTVWHLAQVREHAVLGSDCIVGRGAYVGPGVRIGDRVKLQNHALVYEPAVLEDEVFVGPAVVLTNDLYPRSTDVDGKLKRPDDWDAQGVTVRRGASIGARAVVVAGRTIGRWALVAAGAVVTRDVPDFALVAGVPARRIGWVGRSGEPLGPLGDSGSGVRQWRCPRTGELYMERDGYLTYEQP from the coding sequence GTGGGTGAGGCACGCGTTCAGCCCGGCGCGGATGTCGACGAGCGTGCCACGCTCGGCGAGGACACCACCGTCTGGCACCTGGCGCAGGTGCGCGAGCACGCTGTCCTCGGCAGCGACTGCATCGTGGGGAGAGGCGCCTACGTCGGGCCCGGCGTGCGCATCGGTGATCGCGTCAAGCTGCAGAACCACGCGCTGGTGTACGAACCCGCTGTCCTGGAGGACGAGGTGTTCGTCGGCCCGGCGGTGGTGCTGACGAACGACCTCTACCCGCGATCGACGGACGTGGACGGCAAGCTCAAGCGGCCGGACGACTGGGATGCCCAGGGTGTCACCGTGCGCAGGGGCGCCTCCATCGGTGCGCGTGCCGTCGTGGTCGCCGGGCGCACCATCGGGCGCTGGGCACTGGTGGCCGCCGGCGCGGTGGTGACCAGGGACGTGCCGGACTTCGCCCTCGTGGCCGGAGTTCCCGCCCGGCGGATCGGCTGGGTGGGACGCTCCGGGGAACCGCTCGGTCCGCTGGGAGATTCCGGCTCCGGCGTACGTCAGTGGCGTTGCCCTCGCACGGGCGAGCTCTACATGGAACGTGACGGATACCTGACGTACGAGCAGCCGTGA
- a CDS encoding HIT family protein, giving the protein MTTHAVLSESAYWQILRPGQALTEGHLALRPKDGAPIDRSDVATDLLHAYRTCRAGLHAALGCDGFGVSFAWSWVPRGDGIGEPRAEWDQPTIHVFGRAPNERVKPVRVMALPAHERVAALPAPERMRLDCRLATAFAAAGADAGPGPDLQASPADCDGCVPEVARDQELWRADEVRVIRPRRPLTEANLLVLPMRHVASPASLLPDEVLSYARRLREVRAYFAGRFGSTGLSCFLNDGARAGQETPHVHVHVFGRSADESRNPFEVLARRIGIRSTP; this is encoded by the coding sequence ATGACGACGCATGCCGTGCTGTCGGAATCGGCGTACTGGCAGATCCTGCGACCCGGGCAGGCGCTCACCGAAGGACATCTGGCGCTGCGACCGAAGGACGGCGCTCCGATCGACCGTTCCGACGTCGCGACCGACCTCCTGCACGCCTACCGCACCTGCCGGGCGGGCTTGCATGCGGCGCTCGGGTGTGACGGGTTCGGGGTGAGCTTCGCCTGGTCGTGGGTCCCGCGCGGCGACGGGATCGGCGAGCCGCGGGCCGAGTGGGACCAGCCGACGATCCACGTCTTCGGGCGGGCTCCGAACGAACGGGTGAAGCCGGTTCGGGTGATGGCGCTGCCGGCCCACGAACGCGTCGCGGCCCTCCCGGCTCCGGAGCGGATGCGGCTCGACTGCCGGCTGGCCACCGCGTTCGCTGCGGCGGGTGCCGACGCGGGGCCCGGCCCCGACCTCCAGGCGAGTCCGGCAGACTGCGACGGCTGCGTGCCCGAGGTGGCCCGGGACCAGGAACTCTGGCGTGCCGACGAGGTACGCGTCATCCGCCCTCGCCGGCCGCTCACGGAAGCGAACCTTCTCGTACTCCCGATGCGCCACGTGGCGAGTCCTGCATCGCTGCTGCCGGACGAAGTCCTGTCGTACGCGCGTCGCCTGCGGGAGGTGCGCGCCTACTTCGCCGGAAGGTTCGGCTCGACCGGACTGAGCTGCTTCCTCAACGACGGCGCTCGCGCGGGCCAGGAGACGCCCCACGTCCACGTGCACGTCTTCGGGCGCTCGGCCGACGAGTCACGGAACCCGTTCGAGGTGCTCGCCCGCCGCATCGGAATCCGTTCCACGCCCTGA
- a CDS encoding glycosyltransferase family 2 protein: MRIQVVTINHGTTDYADLFLRSLIAHHPDRSELRVLVLDNDSGDVQRLDWARRFGVRIRASGYSLDASVNTHGEILRDAVLAEPDCDAYLFADSDVCFVSDDTLGAMARELDSTPDAFAVEAIWANEDDTGSTSTTATAFIRSVCWYATIRRSARRSNCWACRPR, from the coding sequence ATGCGGATCCAGGTCGTCACGATCAACCACGGCACCACGGACTACGCCGATCTGTTTCTGCGGTCGCTGATCGCCCACCATCCCGACCGTTCCGAACTGCGTGTCCTCGTGCTCGACAACGACTCCGGAGACGTACAACGGCTGGACTGGGCGCGGCGGTTCGGCGTCCGCATCCGCGCCTCCGGCTACTCGCTCGACGCGTCCGTCAACACCCATGGCGAGATCCTGCGCGACGCCGTGCTCGCCGAACCCGACTGCGACGCGTACCTCTTTGCCGACAGCGACGTCTGCTTCGTCAGCGACGACACCCTTGGCGCCATGGCGCGTGAACTCGACAGCACCCCCGACGCGTTCGCCGTCGAAGCCATCTGGGCAAACGAGGACGACACCGGTTCGACGTCGACTACGGCGACCGCGTTCATCCGTTCTGTGTGCTGGTACGCAACGATCCGCCGTTCCGCTCGACGGTCGAACTGCTGGGCCTGTCGCCCGCGATGA